Genomic window (Candidatus Bathyarchaeota archaeon):
CTGTTGCTTTTGGAATTTGGGAAGCGTACCTGCCTGAGATAACAGCGTTCTTCAAGATTGGCGGGTTCCCAGCAACCGTGTGCATAATCAGTGGTTGGTTGCCCGTCGCGGCATATTACTTGCTAACGAACAGAAGACAGATTCCGCGACTCAGTGAGCAAATGACAATACAACCTGATAATTCAGCCTTGATTGAATAAGTTAAAAGATTTTTTGGGAAAAATGGTTAAAAATAGAGAGAGGCTTATTTTACCCGAATAGGGCGCCTAATCCTTCTAGCGCTGCTTCTTCTTTGGCTTTTTCATCTTCAGCTTTCTTCTTCTTGTCTTCTGCTGGTGCTGCTGGCTTTGCTTCTGCACCTGCTGCTGGTGCTGCTGCTACTGGAGCGGCTGCCATCATGGTTGGCGCGGCTTTGATTGCCTCATCAATGTTTACTTCGCTAAGTGAAGCTACGAGTGCTTTAACTTGAACTGCGTCAACATTGATTCCTGCTGCTTTGAGAACGTTTGTTACGGAATCTTCGTTAATTTCTTTTCCTGCCTTGTGAAGGAGCATTGCTGCGTAAATGTTTTCCATACCTTTTCACCTCTTCATCCGACTATTTTAACCTTTTTCAGTTCGTCAGACCGCCTTTCTGTTAAAAGCTGGTCGTTACCTGAATTGGCGATTTTTCGCCGTTATTGCCGTTTAGATGAATACCCAATTACTTAAGAACCTTTCGTCACGGGTTCTGGTCTTATCGTACACTTTCAATTCCCGTTTCTTGGGATTTTCCCTTGCACCAAGTGGTTTTGAAGCTGGCGATCTCATTTACACAACAGACGGCGTTGAGCATCTTGGATATTATAGCACTTACTTAAAGAATTCAATGGCTTGGATTAAAAGTAACACGCCTGAAAATGCTGTTTTTTTGAATTGGTGGGATTATGGTCATTTGATAGTAGCTGTTGGAGAAAGAGAGTCAATGAGCAAGAATCCATCGGAGCAAGCTCTTTTTAGCGTAGTTGGTTCTCCAAACTTGGAAGTTGATCCACATGAAAGAATTGCTGATGTAGCAACCACTCTAACGACAACGGATGAAAGCACAACAAAGAGCATCATGCAAAAGTATTCCGCTGATTACCTAATTGTTACGTTTGAGGATGTGAGTAGTAAAAGTCATCGGATATTCC
Coding sequences:
- the rpl12p gene encoding 50S ribosomal protein P1, encoding MENIYAAMLLHKAGKEINEDSVTNVLKAAGINVDAVQVKALVASLSEVNIDEAIKAAPTMMAAAPVAAAPAAGAEAKPAAPAEDKKKKAEDEKAKEEAALEGLGALFG